The DNA sequence TTATTGCTGGTGCAATCTTCGCGGCTTTATCGGAACCGGATGCACGCATATTCGTCAACTTCTTTCCGCGTTGAACGTGAACTTCAATATCATTTTCTTTGTTGTATTCACCGACAATTTGTCCCCGGTAAACAACATCTCCCGGATCAATAAAAAATTCACCGCGATCCTGGAGTGAATCAATTGCATAAGCTGTTGATTGTCCTTCGTGCATTGAGATCAAAACTCCATTCGATCTTTGCACAATAGAGCCTTTAAAATATTCGTACTGGTAAAAACGATGATGCATAATTCCCTCACCGGCAGTTACAGTGAGAATTCTATTCCTCAATCCCATCAAGCCACGTGATGGAATATGAAACTCAAGCGTAGTCAGACTCCCTTTCTGCTCCATCTTCGTCATCACTCCCCTTCTCTGTCCAACAAGCTCAATAACTTTTCCAGTCATATCATTCGGCACATCAACAACAAGTATTTCAATCGGCTCTGCTTTCTTTCCGTCAATTTCTTTATAAATAACTTTCGGCGGACCGACAGCAAACTCGTAACCTTCTCGCCTCATATTCTCTATTAGAATTGAAAGATGAAGCAAACCTCTTCCGGAAACTTTGTGTGTATCGGGCGAGCCGGTTTCTTCCAATCGCATCGCAACATTTTTCTCAAGCTCTTTGTATAGTCGGTCACGGAGGTGACGCGATGTAACATATTTCCCTTCTTTCCCGTAAAAAGGAGAAGTGTTCACAGTAAAGTTCATGCTTATTGTCGGCTCATCAATATCGATGATTGCCAGTGGCTCAGGATTTTCTGCATCCGAAATTGTATCGCCGATATCAATATCTTCAACTCCAACTATTGCGCAAATATCTCCCGAAACAACTTCATCAACTTCTTCGCGTTCAATTCCTTCAAACACAAAAAGCTGTTTAATATTTATTGGATGAATATTTCCATCTCGCTTGATGATACAAAGAGAATCAGTTTTTCGAAGTGTGCCGCGGAAAACTCTTCCGATACCAATTCTTCCGACATAATCGTTGTAGTCAAGAGAAGTAATTTGCATCTGCACAGTTCCTTCTTCAACTTTTGGCGGAGGAATTTTTTTAACAATCTTTTCGAGAAGCGGAACCAAATCTTTTCGTTCATCTTTAAGATTTTTAACTGCCCAGCCGTTTCTTCCGCTTGCATAAACTACCGGAAACTCAAGCTGTGCATCGTCTGCACCGAGATCGATGAACAGATCATAAATTTCATTAAGCACTTCTGCAGGACGGTTATCCGGTCTGTCAATTTTATTTATCACAACAATCGGTTTCAAATGAAGATGCAAAGCTTTCTCAAGAACGAATCTTGTCTGTGGCATCGGTCCTTCAAAAGCATCGACTAAAAGCAGAACTCCGTCTGCCATTTTAAGAACGCGTTCAACTTCACCGCCGAAGTCTGCGTGTCCCGGTGTGTCGATCAAATTAATTTTTACATCTTTGTAAGGAATGCTGATGTTCTTTGCAAGAATAGTAATTCCTCTTTCACGTTCGAGGTCGTTTGAATCGAGAAAGCAATCCTGCACAACCTGGTTTTTTCTGAAAACGTTGCTTTGTTTTAGAAGCTGGTCAACTAAAGTAGTCTTGCCGTGGTCAACGTGAGCAATTATGGCTATGTTTCTTATTTGTGTCAATTTTTCCTTTAATAATCATTAAAAAGTGAGGCGTAAATATGTGGTTATTTGGAGGAGAATACAATGGAAAATACAGGTAGAATTGAAGCTTTAGTCGATTTGATTTAAGTTTCAGTTGTTATTCAAAACGAATATGGGAAAGCAATGAAATATTATACAGATCTTTTCTCCCCAGAAACATACCAAGCATTTTCAAATTCCGATAGAACTATTTCAGGTTTTAGAAAAAGACAAAAAAGTTTTGTTCAAAGA is a window from the bacterium genome containing:
- the typA gene encoding translational GTPase TypA — protein: MTQIRNIAIIAHVDHGKTTLVDQLLKQSNVFRKNQVVQDCFLDSNDLERERGITILAKNISIPYKDVKINLIDTPGHADFGGEVERVLKMADGVLLLVDAFEGPMPQTRFVLEKALHLHLKPIVVINKIDRPDNRPAEVLNEIYDLFIDLGADDAQLEFPVVYASGRNGWAVKNLKDERKDLVPLLEKIVKKIPPPKVEEGTVQMQITSLDYNDYVGRIGIGRVFRGTLRKTDSLCIIKRDGNIHPINIKQLFVFEGIEREEVDEVVSGDICAIVGVEDIDIGDTISDAENPEPLAIIDIDEPTISMNFTVNTSPFYGKEGKYVTSRHLRDRLYKELEKNVAMRLEETGSPDTHKVSGRGLLHLSILIENMRREGYEFAVGPPKVIYKEIDGKKAEPIEILVVDVPNDMTGKVIELVGQRRGVMTKMEQKGSLTTLEFHIPSRGLMGLRNRILTVTAGEGIMHHRFYQYEYFKGSIVQRSNGVLISMHEGQSTAYAIDSLQDRGEFFIDPGDVVYRGQIVGEYNKENDIEVHVQRGKKLTNMRASGSDKAAKIAPAIKFSLEESLEYIKDDELVEVTPKSIRMRKLYLDPNERRRANQSRD